The Medicago truncatula cultivar Jemalong A17 chromosome 4, MtrunA17r5.0-ANR, whole genome shotgun sequence genome includes a region encoding these proteins:
- the LOC11416370 gene encoding probable disease resistance protein RPP1 produces MKNLRILIIRNANFSRGPRILPNSLKVLDWSGYQSSSIPFIFNPKNLAILNLPKSFLKRFESLKVFEKLNFLDFEGCKFLTEIRSLSRVPNLGALCLDYCTNLFQIDESIGFLDKLVLLSAQGCTQLESLVPYINLPSLETLDLRGCSRLERFPEVLGVMENIKDVHLDQTALEQIPFTIGNLVGLQRLFLRGCQGMIQLPNYILPKLEIITTYGCRGFRSSKDEGKVSPKVFTNAMCVYYEYGKSFLNVYSLNISSNIVIEVCSLPWTQLVNELKKLRFDLSFNSNIQVRVFAGKLCSNESLVCFWFRKKFPRIALWCILEPKKHFDNNMVLKHFDNNMVLDVKFNVVINGTKQLSTSCEYIFYTRKMTDQILSCDLQCKSEVIFSEKEWNHVEILCEIEYLMPCDSKRVMTYHDRTTKRILKWSVIYVYPENNKDDFSFINNPDFPLSPEQKFQEQRRIRYMYSTFNKFE; encoded by the exons ATGAAGAACTTGAGAATTCTTATAATTAGAAATGCAAATTTTTCCAGAGGTCCTCGAATTCTACCAAATAGTTTGAAAGTGCTAGATTGGAGTGGATATCAATCATCCTCTATACCATTCATTTTCAATCCAAAGAATCTTGCAATACTTAACCTTCCTAAAAGTTTCCTTAAACGGTTTGAATCACTCAAG gtgtttGAGAAGTTGAACTTTCTGGATTTTGAAGGCTGCAAATTCCTTACTGAAATACGTAGTTTATCTAGAGTGCCAAATTTAGGGGCACTGTGTCTTGATTATTgcactaatttatttcaaatcGATGAATCAATTGGGTTTCTTGATAAGCTTGTGTTATTAAGTGCTCAAGGATGCACCCAACTAGAAAGTTTGGTTCCCTACATCAACTTGCCATCTTTAGAGACTTTAGATCTAAGGGGTTGCTCGCGTCTTGAGAGGTTCCCAGAAGTATTGGGAGTGATGGAGAATATAAAAGATGTTCATTTAGACCAGACTGCCCTAGAACAAATACCTTTTACCATTGGAAATCTTGTTGGTCTCCAACGTTTGTTCTTGCGGGGATGCCAAGGGATGATTCAGCTACCAAACTACATATTGCCCAAACTTGAGATAATAACAACATATGGTTGTAGGGGGTTTCGATCATCAAAAGACGAAGGAAAAGTGAGTCCAAAAGTGTTTACAAATGCTATGTGTGTTTATTATGAATATGGGAAGTCCTTCCTTAATGTGTATTCTCTTAATATAAGCTCCAATATTGTCATAGAAGTATGTAGTCTTCCGTGGACTCAACTtgtgaatgaacttaaaaagctTCGTTTTGATCTCTCATTTAACTCGAATATTCAGGTGAGAGTATTTGCAGGTAAGCTTTGTAGCAATGAATCACTAGTGTGTTTTTGGTTTCGAAAAAAATTCCCCAGGATAGCTCTTTGGTGTATTTTAGAACCTAAAAAGCATTTTGACAACAATATGGTGCTGAAGCATTTTGACAACAATATGGTGCTGGATGTCAAGTTCAATGTAGTCATCAACGGCACTAAGCAACTCTCTACTTCGTGtgaatacatattttatacGCGTAAAATGACTGACCAAATACTTAGTTGTGATTTACAATGCAAATCGGAGGTTATATTCTCAGAGAAGGAGTGGAACCATGTGGAGATTTTATGTGAGATAGAATATCTCATGCCATGTGATTCTAAAAGGGTCATGACCTACCACGACCGGACCACTAAGAGGATTCTCAAGTGGTCTGTCATATATGTGTACCCAGAAAACAATAAGGATGATTTCAGTTTCATTAACAACCCTGATTTTCCTCTGTCACCTGAACAAAAATTTCAAGAGCAGAGGAGAATACGTTATATGTACTCCACTttcaataaatttgaatga
- the LOC11416371 gene encoding OVARIAN TUMOR DOMAIN-containing deubiquitinating enzyme 3 — protein MAQKLLNDSENDDNILKQLKDGTAKFEIVSSPVASVVSRFNRNSSLFGVGNCSTHFFARIGSSIGGQSTAMKKLERFSVQKVTGDGRCLFRALVKGMAHNKGMALNQREERENADELRMAVKEAICENVGDRKLYEEAIIAVTVDEPLQRYCRRIGQPDFWGGESELLVLSKLCKQPIIVYIPEHEHRGGGWGSGFIPIAEYGSEFKKGSSRKAVRLLFSGKNHYDLLL, from the exons ATGGCGCAAAAGCTTCTCAACG ACTCAGAGAATGATGATAACATTCTTAAGCAGTTGAAAGATGGTACAGCAAAATTTGAGATTGTTTCTTCACCGGTTGCTTCAGTTGTTTCTCGATTTAATCGGAATTCAAGCTTATTTGGTGTTGGAAATTGTAGTACTCACTTTTTCGCTAGAATTGGTTCGTCAAT TGGTGGACAGTCTACAGCAATGAAGAAACTTGAGCGTTTTTCAGTTCAGAAGGTTACAGGGGATGGGAGGTGTCTGTTTCGTGCTCTG GTCAAAGGAATGGCTCACAACAAGGGAATGGCTCTTAACCAACgcgaggagagagaaaatgcag ATGAACTAAGAATGGCAGTCAAAGAAGCTATATGTGAAAATGTAGGAGATCGCAAGTTATATGAAGAAGCCATCATTGCTGTCACGGTTGATGAGCCTTTACAGCG TTACTGCAGGCGGATTGGCCAACCTGATTTCTGGGGAGGAGAATCAGAACTACTG GTACTGTCAAAGTTATGTAAGCAGCCAATTATTGTGTATATACCAGAGCATGAG CATAGAGGCGGTGGTTGGGGATCTGGTTTCATTCCGATTGCCGAGTATGGAAGTGAATTTAAAAAGGGTTCTAGCAGAAAAGCTGTGCGGCTATTGTTCAGCGGTAAAAACCATTATGACCTTCTGTTATGA
- the LOC11419195 gene encoding disease resistance protein RPV1, which yields MSNNTPKSKFDVFVSFRGNDVRDGFLGKLYEAFIRKQINIFVDYKLKKGDDISHSLGEAIEGSSISLVIFSENYASSHWCLEELVKIIECREKYGQLVIPIFYEVDPTNVRYQKKSYENAFVKLEKRYNSSEVKIWRHTLKISANLVGFTSSSFRNDAELLEEITNFVLMSLGKYSKGLIGMDKPIAHLNSLLNKESGKVRVIGIWGMGGIGKTTIAKELFDQICSEYDGCCFMSNVSLGLQSRGITFLKEMLFSNLLNEDVKIDSSNGLSNNIHRRIDRMKVLIVLDDIKEEGLLEMLFGTLDWFRSDSRIIVTSRDKQVLIANEVDDDDVYEVGVLNSSDALALFNLNAFKESHLEIKYYDLSKKVVDYAKGIPLVLKVLGHMFRGKHNKKTWVYQLEKLEKVPIQEIDKVMRLSYDDLDLLEQKYFLDIACFFNGLNLKVDYMKLLLKDYESDNSVAVGLERLKDKALITISEDNVISMHDFQQKMGREVVRLESIKDPSKQSRLWDPDDICYVLENDKGTDAIRSIRVNLSSVWMLKLSPHVFAKMTNLKFLNFFGGYDNDCLDLLPRGLQSFPNDLRYLRWVCYPLKSFPENFSAENLVILNLRYSKVEKLWCGVQPDLVNLKEVKLSHSGFLKELPNFSKAENLNVLHIEDCPQLESVHPSIFCPGKLVKLYLFTISH from the exons ATGTCAAACAATACTCCTAAATCAAAGTTTGATGTTTTTGTAAGCTTTAGGGGAAATGATGTCCGCGACGGCTTTCTTGGCAAATTGTATGAGGCTTTTATtcgaaaacaaataaatatcttTGTTGATTACAAACTTAAGAAAGGAGATGACATATCACATTCACTTGGTGAAGCAATTGAAGGATCATCCATTTCATTGGTCATATTCTCTGAAAACTATGCTTCTTCACATTGGTGTTTAGAAGAACTTGTAAAAATAATTGAGTGCAGAGAGAAATATGGACAACTTGTAATACCTATTTTCTACGAGGTAGATCCTACAAATGTACGATATCAAAAGAAGAGTTATGAAAATGCATTTGTTAAACTTGAAAAAAGGTATAATTCATCTGAGGTTAAGATATGGAGACACACTTTGAAAATATCAGCTAATTTGGTGGGATTTACATCATCAAGTTTCCG GAATGATGCTGAGCTGCTGGAAGAAATCACCAATTTTGTGTTGATGAGTTTGGGTAAGTACTCAAAAGGACTTATTGGAATGGACAAACCAATTGCACATTTGAATTCATTGTTAAACAAAGAGTCGGGAAAGGTCCGTGTTATTGGAATTTGGGGTATGGGCGGTATTGGCAAGACAACTATTGCAAAAGAATTATTTGACCAAATTTGTTCTGAATATGATGGTTGTTGTTTTATGTCAAATGTGAGTTTGGGATTACAAAGTCgtggaataacatttttaaaagaaatgctTTTTTCTAACCTATTAAATGAAGATGTGAAAATCGATTCATCAAATGGGTTGTCTAATAATATTCATAGAAGGATTGACCGTATGAAGGTTCTTATTGTTCTTGATGATATTAAGGAAGAAGGTCTGCTAGAGATGTTATTTGGAACTCTTGATTGGTTTCGATCCGATAGTAGAATCATTGTAACATCTAGAGATAAGCAAGTACTTATTGCTaatgaagttgatgatgatgatgtataTGAAGTTGGGGTATTGAATTCTAGCGATGCACTTGCGCTTTTCAATTTGAATGCCTTTAAAGAAAGTCATCTTGAAATTAAGTACTACGATCTATCAAAGAAGGTGGTCGATTATGCCAAAGGAATTCCATTAGTTCTTAAAGTTTTGGGTCATATGTTTCGTGGAAAACATAATAAGAAAACGTGGGTTTATCAACTAGAAAAACTGGAAAAAGTGCCAATTCAAGAAATTGATAAAGTAATGAGACTCAGTTATGATGATCTTGATCTCTTAGAGCAAAAGTATTTTTTAGATATTGCATGTTTCTTCAATGGGTTGAATTTGAAAGTGGATTACATGAAACTTTTATTGAAAGATTATGAAAGTGATAATTCAGTGGCCGTTGGGTTAGAAAGGTTGAAAGATAAAGCTCTTATTACTATTTCTGAAGATAATGTAATATCTATGCATGACTTTCAACAAAAGATGGGTCGGGAGGTTGTTCGCCTAGAATCTATTAAAGACCCTAGTAAACAAAGTCGGTTATGGGATCCTGATGACATTTGCTATGTATTGGAAAATGACAAG GGTACTGATGCTATTAGAAGCATACGTGTAAACTTGTCATCAGTTTGGATGCTGAAGTTAAGCCCTCATGTATTTGCTAAGATGACCAACctgaaatttttgaatttttttggtggGTACGATAATGACTGTTTGGATCTTCTTCCTCGAGGGCTTCAATCTTTTCCAAATGATCTAAGATATCTTCGTTGGGTATGTTACCCTCTAAAATCATTCCCAGAGAACTTTTCTGCAGAGAATCTTGTTATATTGAACTTGCGTTATAGTAAAGTGGAAAAGCTTTGGTGTGGAGTACAG ccGGATCTAGTTAATTTAAAAGAAGTTAAACTATCACATTCAGGATTCTTGAAGGAGTTACCTAACTTTTCAAAAGCTGAAAATCTGAATGTATTGCATATTGAAGATTGTCCTCAGTTGGAAAGTGTCCATCCATCTATTTTCTGTCCTGGCAAGCTTGTGAAACTCTACTTGTTCACTATAAGTCACTGA